The Vitis vinifera cultivar Pinot Noir 40024 chromosome 16, ASM3070453v1 DNA segment ATCTGTCTTCGTGTACAGAGAAATCTGTAATGAAAATACTTTTTGCCCATTAATGTATTAATGTGCAGAACATAGAAAAATTGTGAAATCTCAAGTTCTAGCGAACCCATCCCTGTTGAAGTGATCAATACAGAAGTCCAAAGAGGAAACACCAGGAGTTtctgaaaatgttttttaatgttttgtaaaacattttgtttgataacttgaaatttttttaactttttttttttttaaaaaattttaaatatatttttaaaaaaaaatttatttgtaatgttttatttttaatattttttatatttatataataatatttaaaaaacaagtaaaaacaattaaaatatataatttataacttTTCTATCTTTAAACATCTAagagtataaaattatttattgattgtCAATTTTTtccgagaaaataaaaaattggttttgaaaacaattaacaaATAGGGTTTTAGAGTGAATTTGAcaactgttttgaaaaacaaaattctaaaaaatataaaatagtttttcaacttcaaaaacaactaattaaagattaatacaggtaaccggtcgaccggaaaatgatagggggtcgaccggttgtgtaAAAACTCCTCATATAATGTAGACCGGTCGCTGTAAACCGGTCGACCGGattacttcaaaaattttatgcCATCTCACTATTACAAGAGACACAAAATATgcaaatatgtaaatttttttcaaagttattacttcaaaaattttatcagttctaaaactattttgagaACTAACATTTCATGAGAGAATGgaatatttttccttatattgGATGTTCTAAGAAAATCAACTTGTTAAACAATGCAATGACATGACTAATATTGGTAATGTGGGATTagttcaaacttatctaatacATCATTACAATGTAGCCTTGAAAAACATGACATTATGAAACagtatattatttcatttatatttatgctTTTGGTAACCCTTTACTATTATATTTATGtgtcttaattattttgaacattCAAGTCTACTTCACTTACATTACACATTTGGGTGCGTGATAAATTGCATAAAAGGTCTAACTCCTTCCAAGTtgatgagttgttcattgcttACTCATGGACTTAGGTAATTTGCCGAATGTTAAAGTTCAGTACCTCTTAATATGGATGAGATGACTTGGCGATCTTGTAAATATTACTAAACAAcatataataaagtaaatagctgcttatatatatatatatatatatatatatatatatatatattgaatccaAATTAAAACGAAATCAAAAACATTTGCATGCTGACACAACTCAAAATATACGTATgctaatacaaaatatatatgtcCCAGTTTTGCAAGCTAAACAAAATAACGACGTGGTCTCAATGCAATCAAGGTGCAACGGGTGGCGGTGGGAACACGGCGCGGAGGTACGCCATCAACTCCTCATGCTGACGCTCTTGGCGATCAAGCCTCTGTAGGATATGCTCGTGCGTAGCCTGCTGCTGATCCATGCGCTCCTCAATACGAGTCCCAAGTGAGGTAATCTGCGCAGACAACTCCATCCAATGCTCATGCGCAGCGGCGTCAGGAGCCTGGCCAGGTGATGTATGGGTGTAATGAGGCTCAGTAAATGATGGCTGACCAGATGGTCCCGCTGTGTAACCCGTCTCAGTCATCACCGCATCTGAAATAGTCGGGTCAATGTGGCCACCCTCAGTCTGGCGTGGAGGGATATCAAACTCAGCCTCTCTATGCTTAAAATCGGTCTGAGGGTGTACCCCACCCTCCATCTCCCCAATCTCCTCCTCTTCGTCTTCCTCTGCCTGTCGATGTGGTACTGGTCGGTCCGCCCTCCTAATCCATGACCCATCTGGGGCCTTCTCCAACTTCATCCGCGCCATCGACTGCTCATCATATGTGTCATAACTGCTGGGCGCCTCGACCTCCTGCTCCCTGCTCAAATCCACCCCCGCATCCTTGAACACTCGTGTCATGAAGCGGCCATATGGGAGAATGCGTTTGGGCCTCTCGCAGCATGccatcatgtgcatcatcatgaCATACCCGACGTCAATACGTCTCCCCGTCATAATCGAATCAATCAGAAATGCCTCCAGATAGGAAACCTCATCTCGATGACCGCCACGTGGTAGGAGGATGTACGCTATCATGTGGTGAAGGACTCGGCAGGTCACTGTCAGGCTATGGGCCGATGGTTTGCCCAACCCTGGGGCATCTGCAAGGCCGCAGATCCTCTGAATCGCCTCTCTTGGATCGAAACCCGGCACCGTCGGCCAGGTCTTGGCATCATATACTCGGAGTCCACCAGGAGGAATGTCCAAAATCCGACAGATGCTCTCCGGGTCCAGATGGATCTGAACCCCTCTAACGGTCGAAGTGATCGGTCCTCCATGTCCAAATGTCACGCGGGAATAGAATGCCCTGACTAATGTCGGAAAAATGGGCTCTGAAATAGTGACTAAGGGCAGCCACCCCATGCGTGCAAAGAGGCTCTCAAACCCGAAATGTTGTAGATGGGCGAAATTTATGTTTCTCCCTGCAACCACCTTCCTCTGGACGAAATGCTGCTTGTACCTCTGGTATTCGTCGACCGAAGTGAAAAGGCCGGTGTCGAacctcgcctttcggcgagcctcCGCCTGACCGTCCTGAGAAGCCTGAGCAGGGCGCTTGCCCAGTGCCTTCGACGCACCCCTATCTCTCCTAGGCGCCATGAAACACTACAAAGGGCCACCCCTATGTCAAACCAAGGCCAATGAAAGAGCCTGTGACGCGCGCGGGAAGAGAAGAGAACCCACTTGTGACGCGCGCTGAAGGAGGACCACTGCCAAACCTCACGCCCTAGGTCCGAAATGTGAAGCCGCACCCCTCAAAACTCACTCCGAAGGCTTGCAACAGCTGGAATCGCGTCCAAAGTGGGTGTGTGGCAGCTCAATCGGCGGATCCCTTCGACTGCCAGAGGATAACACTGAAGAAATTAAGCGCGGAATGGTTTTTTAAACGTCACCCCGGCCGACCGGATATGAACCGATTGACTCAGTAACATGTTCCATGGTGTTCTGCACTTTTTAATAGGTATAATGCAAAACACTTGTGATATTCACTTTTTGTGGGGTTGCCTTACTCcgtatattttaaatatttttataaaatagtttttataaaaacaatatatgcattttctataaaatatttttattcttaaaggtaaaaaataaaaatatatatccaAGCGCTaccttaataatttattttctgtcCTCAATTTTTCCACAAACAACcatataaaatttctttaactttttctctttccttatattttattttttatttttttggcttcaAACTTTTTAGGAATCCAACATAATAAAATATGGCGCtttaaaggtttttttaaagcaatcctaaaaacttcttatttttttaagtgagTTTTATTagcttgaattttaaaatttttagaaattatttttgaaaatataaggtttttaagttaataccttttataaaaattttcaattttttacataaaaattttttattttgaaaaatagaaatcagaaaatataaggtttttaagttaataccttttataaaaagtttctattttttacataaaaaaattttatttttaaaaataggaatcagaaaatataaggtttttaagttaataccttttataaaaagtttctattttttacataaaaaaattttatttttaaaaataggaatcaGAAAATATAAGGTTTTTAAGTTAATACCTTTTATAATTCCTTTGTCTATTTAGCCTatttgattattaatatttgtatatgaagaatttattcgatttataaaaaataaatatgaatataatgaaaatgtaaattcaataaataaagatatttaattaaaaaatgaaaacaaatcaCAACAAAACAATATCACACATCAAGAACATGTTACTTTGTcataatatttattgtttttgttttagttttcataaattgaatggttttgggtttggaaaaataaaatttatggtaatataactaaaaagataatttttatcaaaataatttttaaggctTGAATGttatattaattgaatttagGTGTTCTCCCACTGAGTAATGTATCCAATAAGCAACTTGGCTTGGCCTTTGCTTCTAGTTTTTTTCATTGACTTGAGGTTGACTTGAGGTACCATTGCAACCCCTTCCCTGTAGGTAGGAAGCGGTCGCAGTATAACACTAACACAAATGTCCATCTCTCTATCCCAATCATTTACATCTTTCAGATCATATGAAAAATTGCGactatatgaaaaaatcaacaTTAAAGGAATGCAGGAGTTGGAAGAATTACAGGAATTGAGGGAGTACCCTTCCCTAGTTTTTTTAAAGATCAGTTACTGCCGCAATCTGATGAAGTTGCCATCCCACTTTCCTTATTTAGAAGATCTAAAGATCAAACATTGCGTCTCTCTCAACACCCTTGTTGTGACCCGACTTCTGAAAGTTCTCGTGCTAGTTGACAATATTGTTCTGGAAGATTTGAATGAAGTGAAGCAGTCATTCTCTAGTCTTTTGGTATTGAAGATTAATTGTTGCCCAAAGCTGAAGGTATTACCTCAAATATGTACCCCAGATAAGATGGAGATTGGTGGGTCTAATTTACTGGAAGCTCTCTCAGCCCGAGATTACTCCCAACATCTTGAGCACTTGATCGTGGATGAATGCGAGGATGAAACACTGGTAGTGGGGGCAATACCAAGGAGGACTTCTCTAAACTCTTTGGTCATTTCAAACATCTCAAAGGCAACCTGTTTCCCCAAGTGGCCTCATCTTCCTGGTCTCAAGGCTTTGCACATCTGTCATTGGAAAGATCTGGTAACTTTATCCCAAGAAGCATCACCATTCCAAGATTTGACCTCTCTCAAACTGTTGTCAGTTGTCAAATATCTAATCTAAAATAGGTTCCACCATCGGAAATTTGGCTGAAAATTGTCcccttaatttatatataaccATACTATCccaatcatttatatttttccaaagttcaaaaatccactatatgaaaaattagcatttaagaaaagaaatcatttgttttctaaaaaaattaagtactaATAACTTGTATattgttttatcatttcttaaaattttgtccaaatttaaaaataacctCTTACTTTAATTTGAGCCCCTTCttaattatattacattttgattttttaaataaaactaagaattatttaaaaattttaaaattttgtccaaACCTccaggaaccggtcgaccgaacATGATCGACCGGTCTATATCCGGACGAGGGTGCCAAAATGCAccctctctcatccagtagctcGTCCAAACCTccaggaaccggtcgaccgaacATTATCGACCGGTCTATCTCCGGACGAGGGTGCCAAAATGCAccctctctcatccagtagctcGTCCAAACCTCCAGGAACCGGTCGACCTAAACTGATCGACCGGTCTATATCCGGACGAGGGTGCCAAAAtgcactctctctcatccagtagggTGTGCGCGACCGGCTGAAGAAAGGTTCGACCGGTTGACCAATGGCTGAAGGACAATATCGACCGGTCGAGCTCCTAATGCTTTCCGATCCACGGGTCCATCTAGACCAGTTCATGGGATGGCCATATATACACCTGCATTGTACTGTATAAATTGTAAACGATATGTACGAGATTGTTGATGAAAAGGTTTGTTATAGGTTGTAATGCCGGTGCCTTTTATTAGATGTTTTGAGATAGTGAGGGAAAATGCGACTTCATCACAACcttcaataaatatataaggCATAAAATTGGCAATACAATGTCAGGAGTTGGTTTTTCCTGTATAATGTACAATCATCTTTAATTCGCCCTATTTACTTACAATGCATTGACAAGCAACTTAAGtcaaaaaacaatcaaattctGACTAATCCCATAATCCCAGTGTTCATTTCCGCATATGTCCACCATAAATTACATACAAATGTGCTAATTTTATACACTTTTATCACAAATTACAATCCCCTTTAATCTCTCCGGACACGGTCTCGGTGTGCATTTTGTGCTGAGAACAACATACTCCCCATGATCTTCAACCTGTAATGTTTCAATTTCCCCTGCGTTCATTCACGTTGATAGCAACAAATcagcaaattaattaattaggtttTTCTAACTATTTTAACATTAATGAGATAGTCATAGATAATTCCTCCTACGTACCACATCGATTGATTTGGAGAACCCCCCCATTGACCACAATTCCATGAATTTCATTACAAAAACTCCGCAATCGTGCCTACGTcaatataattaccaaaacgttAATAAGTGTGGAATTATAAATAAGAGATGAACTTCAAATAAATTGCAATCTTAAACAATATCCCGGACTGCAAGGTCAACACTCACTCATTAGTTTGGAGGGGTACATCAGGTGTTATGAAATTGAATGTCCTCAAATCATAAGGTGATACCTCTTTTTTGTGGGCAGCCAACCACAGGACAACCTTGGCCTGAAACATTTATTAACGcaacaattgaaattttaagGGGAAAACATACCTATCAAATTATAACTTGTTGCTTGTTACTTTACCAGATTTTGTTGGACTCCACTCAACATTGTCTTCTTTCTACCAGGACGAGAATCTAGCAGTTGGATTCTCCTGTTTTCTAGGTCATATACATACAATGTCCAATGGTTCTTTATGAGGACCGGTAAGAAGACCTGCACCAATAGACTGCCATTAAACATACATCTAAATATTGTACATTCatgcaataaaaatacaaatccaAGCATTAAACATATGAATCCACCTCGTTAACATTGACATATGGAATATCAATCTGATACAGATGTGGTTCAAAGCGTCCAATAACTGCCTCCCTAACTAGGTTTTTTGCCTGGGAGTGGATTACCATTTCCTGCATGTTAGAAACGGGATAATATCAGGTTTCTCATTGTAGGTGATGCCtggttcaagaaaaaaaataaagataagcAAGGATTAAGTGGAATAGTCAGCATTACAGCTATGTAGGGGGATAGAAAAAGTTTCGACTTCGGTTCATGTTGATACTGCAACAATCTACAGTAGGCATCGACGACCTGATTTCGTATATCATAAAAGTGTAAGCAACAAATTAATTTAGAACcacactttcattttcaaacttaaaataatGCATAAAGAGGGATAAGAAATGATATGCACGTCGTTTCCTATCCACCCATTCCCTTGGAAGCAGCCCAAATTGCCTCTGGTTAGGATAGTGTCATGCATAGACACTAGTTCCTCACtgttacaaaaaaatagaatttagtttttgtgttttaaCTATCATACAATGAGAGGAGTGTCACTCAAGTATGTTACCTTGCATCCAAATCGTCTCCAAATACCAGTGCAGCTCCTTGTTTTAGGTCGATTTTGATGGCAGATTGTTTCGTTTGTGGTTGGGATATGTATGGGGACAACAGGTTTGGAGCCATGCGACGCACTCGACGTCTCCGGACATTTCTATTTGTGGGGACAACATTACCTTCTGGTTGTTCTTCACCATCTGCAATACGAGATTTAGAACTAGTCAGCAAAGGTATACATTATGATTGGGTACATGGGTTGTTAACCATATGGGTGTTTGCATAAATTTTATCACTTACCGCTTACTACATTAATGGGTACACTGGGCTGCAACTCATACTCAGGGGCGACAACGCGATCTGGTGTGTCTAGCACATGGTATGCAGCATGCGAAGCCATGTACTCATCACCGGGAAATGCATGGTCATCGGCCGTGGGAGTGCTGGCTGGTGCATAGCTAGAGTGACCACCCGCATCTGAATTTACCCCACTATGTCTGCGAGTCCCTAACTTATGCATAAGGCCACGCATTATTCTCAGCTGCTGCTGAATGCCCCTTTGATATTGGTCGATTGCTCGTTCTGCATCATGATATTGATGCCATATTTCCTATGACATGATATTGTTGTCAATCTTTGAGAACAGAATGTGACAACAACATATTTCTTTGTagttaagaagtaaaaataaagtacAATGACAATGAAATGAACATTtattaagtttttgaaaaattcacaGCTTACATCACTATTTTCAGCATCAACATTTGTGTCATGGTCCACATTAGTCTCTGGCTCCATAGTTCTCTCTACGGATGGAGATCTCTCGGACGCCTATAATTAGCACTGAAGATTAGTACTTAAATAATGAGTGTTATGCTAGTAATGACAATATATTTATGCATGCATAACTTACAAAATCAATCTCAGCATGTCCAAATGCTCCAAACTCCTTTATCTCAGCGACTAGTCGTCGCTTAATCAAATCATCAGTCCATGCCAATGCTGGGGGCACTGTAATGGGGACTTGGACTGAAGGAATTTGGAATTTAATGACATAATGCAGCTGcaaaataaatagaaacatCAATAGGAAAATGTGAATATGTTTGCAATAAAATTAGATaacaaaatggaagaaaaagacTGAATAAGTTCACTACCTGAAGAAATAAAACGCAGCCATGTACCCAAGAGGTCTTAGATTGTTGGAATCGCCTAATTCCCTCAACCAGTTGGTCAAGCACAAACTGGGCCCAATTAACATCATTTCGGAATCCATCCTCATGGATGGTATGCCACAAGTTACGGCAACCATTGAGCCTAGACGTGGGGGCCAACAATGTGGCACATGCGTAGTAAATGAATGCTCTACGGAACTCCTCGCCTACAGGTAAGTCTAGGAGTTTCTCCTCGCATGCCCGAATAGTCCCAAATGGATGATCTGATGATGTGGAGGTCACCTGCAAGTTCCGTCCTTCTGTTGGGAGGCCTAAAATGAGGCCAACATCGGTGGCTGTAACAGGATAGTGTTTCTGGGCTGAGAACTCTATCCGTCTAAATCCAACATTGAAATGTTGGATTAGAAAGATACAGAGGTTGTGGC contains these protein-coding regions:
- the LOC104877779 gene encoding uncharacterized protein LOC104877779; this encodes MEPETNVDHDTNVDAENSDEIWHQYHDAERAIDQYQRGIQQQLRIMRGLMHKLGTRRHSGVNSDAGGHSSYAPASTPTADDHAFPGDEYMASHAAYHVLDTPDRVVAPEYELQPSVPINVVSDGEEQPEGNVVPTNRNVRRRRVRRMAPNLLSPYISQPQTKQSAIKIDLKQGAALVFGDDLDASEELVSMHDTILTRGNLGCFQGNGWIGNDVVDAYCRLLQYQHEPKSKLFLSPYIAEMVIHSQAKNLVREAVIGRFEPHLYQIDIPYVNVNEVFLPVLIKNHWTLYVYDLENRRIQLLDSRPGRKKTMLSGVQQNLAKVVLWLAAHKKEVSPYDLRTFNFITPDVPLQTNEHDCGVFVMKFMELWSMGGFSKSIDVGKLKHYRLKIMGSMLFSAQNAHRDRVRRD
- the LOC100853025 gene encoding uncharacterized protein LOC100853025; translated protein: MPNDAVIILTMAGNGLDGSAASSLPLSGTSMFTRCSAARFKKLCNRLPEAKIQAIRDLQFGGLLNLNCTEVRHNLCIFLIQHFNVGFRRIEFSAQKHYPVTATDVGLILGLPTEGRNLQVTSTSSDHPFGTIRACEEKLLDLPVGEEFRRAFIYYACATLLAPTSRLNGCRNLWHTIHEDGFRNDVNWAQFVLDQLVEGIRRFQQSKTSWVHGCVLFLQLHYVIKFQIPSVQVPITVPPALAWTDDLIKRRLVAEIKEFGAFGHAEIDFC